Proteins from a single region of Chloroherpeton thalassium ATCC 35110:
- a CDS encoding tetratricopeptide repeat protein, with product MPEYVHNQFNQSTLLNSVFYYGEKKIPKLLAFPQFPTDVFLGRKDDLAAVHTKLFSKSYHILHVCTFGLVSGFAKFFMRNNLLLLVNGEGGIGKTTLAAKYYYTYHNDYAHLAWVFAETSLIEALLTLALPLDISFGDTMTELERLDLLLGEMANLKKPCLLIVDNANRLEELEKYYGKLRSCPNFHILLTSRVRELSNAKTHFVGHLDKQIAKKLFTVHYPAHRREEDELLEALLKAVGYNTLVIELLAKSLKNGNRYRVKYPLSELLKDLTEKGLFGLRESHEVETLYHSSQGALRKEKPEAILAAMYSLAALPETQSALLSLFAVLPAEKILFETLADLLPNTDTLDSDLAALDKKGWIEFDEQGKSFKCSPVVQETVRTQNKADLFARCLPVIETLIEKFDYEEGIGHLPNISYQTGFLYARYAESLLGFTNTLNYSVAVLYERIGSFHQTTGNVRKALGFFDAVAKVFEELHEAYPEQVGFKNGLAISYAKLGQIHDTLGDATKALGFFEADAKLTKELHEAYPEQVAFKNGLAISYNYLGNSHLTLGNSSKALDFYEKYNRLMKGLHETYPEQVGFKNGLAISYSKLGEIHATLGDATKALGFFEAETKLFEELHEAYPEQVGFKNGLAISYEKLGETHATLGDATKALGFFEVYAKLTKELHEAYPEQGGLQKRGWPFSYSKLGRDTRHTGATPRRRSAFLKRMQKLTKELHEAYPEQVGFKNGLAISYAKLGQTHDTLGDATKALGFFEAYAKLTKELHEAYPEQVGFKNGLAISYEKLGETHATLGDALKALGFFEAETKLFEELHEAYPEQVAFKNGLAISYSKLGQIHDTLGDAAKALGFFEAETKLFEELHEAYPEQVGFKNGLAISYSKLGEIHDTLGDATKALGFFEADAKLTKELHEAYPEQVGFKNGLAISYANLGQMHARLEDALKGKTYFVQAETLWRELTEKHPEIAEYQKFLSMVRKELENLG from the coding sequence ATGCCGGAATATGTTCACAATCAGTTTAATCAATCAACATTATTAAATTCTGTTTTCTATTACGGCGAGAAAAAAATCCCAAAATTACTGGCTTTTCCGCAGTTCCCGACGGATGTTTTCTTAGGCCGCAAAGACGACTTGGCGGCTGTGCATACAAAACTATTCAGTAAATCTTATCACATACTTCATGTTTGTACCTTCGGCTTGGTAAGTGGATTTGCAAAGTTTTTTATGCGCAACAATTTGCTGCTCCTTGTAAACGGCGAGGGCGGCATCGGTAAGACCACTTTGGCGGCAAAATATTATTACACCTATCATAACGACTATGCGCATTTGGCGTGGGTGTTTGCCGAAACAAGCCTCATTGAAGCGCTGCTTACTTTAGCCCTGCCGCTCGATATTTCCTTTGGCGATACAATGACGGAACTTGAGCGGCTCGATCTGCTCCTTGGCGAAATGGCCAATTTGAAAAAGCCCTGTTTGCTGATTGTGGATAATGCCAACCGTTTGGAGGAGCTTGAAAAATATTACGGCAAGTTGCGCTCCTGCCCGAATTTCCATATCCTTTTGACCTCGCGCGTTCGTGAGCTTTCAAATGCAAAGACGCATTTTGTCGGGCATTTGGATAAACAGATTGCAAAAAAGCTTTTTACCGTGCATTATCCCGCGCATCGACGCGAAGAAGACGAGTTGCTGGAAGCCCTCTTGAAGGCCGTCGGCTACAACACGCTCGTGATTGAACTTTTGGCCAAAAGCCTGAAAAACGGCAATCGGTATCGGGTAAAATATCCGCTAAGCGAATTGTTAAAGGATTTGACCGAAAAAGGGCTTTTCGGGCTGCGCGAAAGCCATGAAGTGGAGACGCTTTACCACAGCTCGCAAGGGGCGCTGCGCAAGGAAAAGCCGGAAGCGATTCTTGCGGCCATGTATAGCCTTGCCGCGCTGCCCGAAACGCAGAGCGCATTGCTTTCGCTCTTTGCCGTGTTGCCCGCCGAAAAAATTTTGTTTGAAACCTTAGCAGATTTATTGCCAAACACCGACACGCTTGATAGCGACCTTGCGGCGCTCGACAAAAAAGGCTGGATAGAGTTTGACGAGCAAGGAAAAAGCTTCAAATGCAGCCCGGTGGTGCAAGAAACCGTGCGAACCCAAAATAAGGCCGACCTTTTCGCCCGTTGCCTCCCCGTGATTGAGACGCTCATAGAAAAGTTTGATTATGAGGAAGGAATAGGGCATTTGCCGAATATTTCCTATCAAACCGGTTTTCTTTACGCCCGCTATGCGGAAAGCCTTCTCGGTTTCACAAATACATTAAACTATTCGGTTGCGGTGCTTTATGAAAGAATCGGCAGCTTTCATCAAACAACCGGAAATGTGCGAAAGGCGCTCGGCTTTTTTGACGCTGTAGCGAAAGTATTTGAAGAGCTTCACGAGGCGTATCCCGAGCAGGTGGGCTTCAAAAACGGGCTGGCCATTTCTTATGCAAAACTTGGCCAGATACACGACACACTGGGCGACGCCACGAAGGCGCTCGGCTTTTTTGAAGCGGATGCAAAATTAACGAAAGAGCTTCACGAGGCGTATCCCGAGCAGGTGGCCTTCAAAAACGGGCTGGCCATTTCTTATAACTATCTCGGAAATTCACACTTGACGTTAGGAAACAGTTCTAAAGCGCTGGATTTTTATGAGAAATATAACCGATTAATGAAGGGCTTGCACGAGACCTACCCCGAGCAGGTGGGCTTCAAAAACGGGCTGGCCATTTCTTATTCAAAACTTGGCGAGATACACGCCACACTGGGCGACGCCACGAAGGCGCTCGGCTTTTTTGAAGCGGAAACCAAGTTATTTGAAGAGCTTCACGAGGCGTATCCCGAGCAGGTGGGCTTCAAAAACGGGCTGGCCATTTCTTATGAAAAACTTGGCGAGACACACGCCACACTGGGCGACGCCACGAAGGCGCTCGGCTTTTTTGAAGTGTATGCAAAATTAACGAAAGAGCTTCACGAGGCGTATCCCGAGCAGGGTGGGCTTCAAAAACGGGGCTGGCCATTTTCTTATTCAAAACTTGGGCGAGACACACGCCACACTGGGGCGACGCCACGAAGGCGCTCGGCTTTTTTGAAGCGGATGCAAAAATTAACGAAAGAGCTTCACGAGGCGTATCCCGAGCAGGTGGGCTTCAAAAACGGGCTGGCCATTTCTTATGCAAAACTTGGCCAGACACACGACACACTGGGCGACGCCACGAAGGCGCTCGGCTTTTTTGAAGCGTATGCAAAATTAACGAAAGAGCTTCACGAGGCGTATCCCGAGCAGGTGGGCTTCAAAAACGGGCTGGCCATTTCTTATGAAAAACTTGGCGAGACACACGCTACACTGGGAGACGCCCTGAAGGCGCTCGGCTTTTTTGAAGCGGAAACCAAGTTATTTGAAGAGCTTCACGAGGCGTATCCCGAGCAGGTGGCCTTCAAAAACGGGCTGGCCATTTCTTATTCAAAACTTGGCCAGATACACGACACACTGGGCGACGCTGCGAAGGCGCTCGGCTTTTTTGAAGCGGAAACCAAGTTATTTGAAGAGCTTCACGAGGCGTATCCCGAGCAGGTGGGCTTCAAAAACGGGCTGGCCATTTCTTATTCAAAACTTGGCGAGATACACGACACACTGGGCGACGCCACGAAGGCGCTCGGCTTTTTTGAAGCGGATGCAAAATTAACGAAAGAGCTTCACGAGGCGTATCCCGAGCAGGTGGGCTTCAAAAACGGGCTGGCCATCTCTTATGCAAACCTCGGACAAATGCACGCCCGGCTCGAGGACGCCCTGAAGGGAAAAACCTATTTTGTACAAGCCGAAACGCTTTGGCGCGAGCTTACGGAAAAACATCCCGAAATTGCGGAATATCAAAAATTCCTTTCCATGGTAAGAAAGGAACTGGAAAATTTGGGTTAA
- the mtaB gene encoding tRNA (N(6)-L-threonylcarbamoyladenosine(37)-C(2))-methylthiotransferase MtaB, which produces MKKVTTYTLGCKLNYSETASLAEQFLKQGYELVSFGEKADLTIINTCSVTENANQKCRQAVRRALKKSPESFVVVLGCYAQLEPEALASIDGVDLVLGAQEKFNLTHFVPSDLEKNGEAKIYVSDIYLHDGFDAAHSITLQTNAELRTRAYLKIQDGCDYSCAFCTIPMARGASRSQAVAETVRQAETLLQAGYQEIVLTGVNVGDYGTPAGENLLDLLKALKAVPVPRIRISSIEPNLVSSELIAFIANSNQVLPHFHMPLQSGSDEMLRGMRRRYLRSLYRERILEIKSLMPAACIGADVIVGFPGESDANFQETYQFLESLPVSYLHVFTFFRTT; this is translated from the coding sequence ATGAAAAAAGTTACGACATACACGCTGGGCTGCAAACTGAACTATTCCGAAACGGCAAGCCTTGCGGAGCAATTTTTAAAGCAAGGATATGAGCTTGTTTCGTTTGGCGAAAAAGCCGACCTAACGATTATCAACACGTGCAGCGTGACGGAAAACGCGAATCAAAAATGTCGCCAAGCGGTGCGGCGGGCGCTGAAAAAATCGCCTGAAAGTTTCGTCGTGGTTTTAGGGTGTTATGCACAGCTTGAGCCCGAAGCGCTGGCCTCAATTGATGGTGTGGATTTGGTGCTTGGCGCACAGGAAAAATTTAACCTAACGCATTTTGTTCCATCTGATTTGGAAAAAAACGGCGAAGCGAAAATCTACGTCAGCGATATTTACTTGCACGATGGCTTCGATGCAGCGCATTCCATTACACTGCAAACCAACGCTGAACTTAGGACTCGGGCTTATTTGAAAATTCAAGATGGCTGCGATTATAGCTGTGCGTTTTGCACAATTCCGATGGCGCGCGGCGCCTCGCGTTCGCAGGCAGTGGCAGAAACTGTTAGGCAGGCAGAAACATTGCTTCAAGCCGGCTATCAGGAAATTGTTCTAACTGGCGTGAATGTTGGCGATTATGGAACGCCTGCGGGCGAAAATTTACTGGATTTGCTCAAAGCGCTGAAAGCGGTTCCTGTTCCGAGAATTCGAATTAGCTCAATCGAGCCGAACTTAGTCAGCTCGGAACTGATCGCGTTTATTGCCAATTCAAATCAGGTGTTGCCGCATTTTCATATGCCGCTTCAAAGCGGTTCGGATGAAATGCTTCGCGGCATGCGCCGGCGCTATCTTCGTTCGCTTTATCGTGAGCGAATTTTGGAAATCAAATCATTGATGCCAGCGGCGTGCATTGGCGCGGATGTGATTGTCGGGTTTCCGGGCGAGAGCGATGCGAATTTTCAAGAAACCTATCAATTTCTTGAAAGCCTTCCGGTTTCATATTTGCACGTTTTTACTTTTTTCCGTACGACCTAA
- a CDS encoding S8 family serine peptidase: MQRVIFITILFLFGQIALVGAQPAALKFKRAGKPAQLTSERLPQGALAGFFVKFKSSAGASAFVKSSTKNSAQTSASTLGFSTEWLFKTSDAAKNSVQAEASGLTRTLYFRPDSSVSQKTADSLFQSFSARADVEIAELNHFYELHDDWTTPNDSAYSSQWNLEIIEAAGAWEITKGSSDVKVGIVDTGIDYTHPDLIPNLFINPEEDINGNGTFEPWSNDELRNPETLELDASGIFGDFDDEDQDGNGYADDVIGWDFTDQPLAIDALNGTSDYETPDADPFDENSHGTACAGIVAAATNNAKGVAGIAPDCKLVALRVFTASGYSDDKDIASAILYAAENDIQVLNMSFGDVTLSTVVRDAVQYAYAQGVVMCASAGNDGTDEQHYPSSFDEVISIVATTQADQLAYFSSYGLTVDLGAPGSGCPTTLPYYDGNYTDSFAGTSAAAPHAAGAAALILSLHPEYTPKQVRGLLVSTADDIASEGWDHYTGGGRLNIERAVNAVGAPVVEIQSPVYESGFSDEETIAIVGTVTSPEFESYEVLFRVGDENEGDWQIIQAETAYQKISDTLAVWPISALADTIYTLRVVVNETSGGTIETRARYFIDRTAPVISDYRANDAILDDQHGVLIEFHADDLVSATLFYRLLGNSGSYSQVAFSQVKRTQSAFLTETELQGDLDYEAYIECTNLSGLKSKTDLDTLQRNSEVVLPPTYGENVFQLRSDLSLSKGYFYNASFDFNQNGKPEILMNEGKPLEGLKYGPLKWFEYQASETKFSVLDSVDLKLIVRSVEDLDGDGKSEVLTQSGTRTIVYSQTAVGSSPFSKTLYDNANDATLGYFWGSRIADTKGTGDMQILGRNDTAYFVLDENFNRIAMLPNPVKKGKDGYTPAFEEPKSLVQDFDEDGLPEILVGDYDANFYIYEYSGSGNIYNQTWLERTRFIGGSNSLAEGDFLGNGKKQFVVAAHSDNNQNDDREYAAPVWMYQCWQATGDDTYEKVWEQLFYNYKPAYYFESATSAGDVDGDGQDELLILTYPNLYVFKWDDAEKTFKAIWHYPMSSASELIVADIDGNGLNEIYFADDLTALVYEYQNYDGVLAPVGVDAEPLGETSVELSWLSVDGAEKYRVYRDVYDENADTKPTTLLLETAGTGITDADLTSENKYIYAVTAISGTSESDTSFYAVAWPHALPCLDSAAYSEKMLTLDFSEPLNAHLLNAAYFQIRQSDSVVAYPSSVSLTNGGARAVMSFKSAPLGEGNYTILVKNVRDIYNAQIDTLHDELAFQVEQESEARFYITSREVLSSQQIKISFNRQISPTSAADLTNYSLSPYGSISAAAVDNTSNTLTLTLSGNSVGSLGYTVSLEILSLQSLDGIEIDKTSGGNVISFSNSKSDLSDAFTYPNPYRVRTGNGFIMFANLTDRATIDIYTLNGKHIRRIEHENETGGTKWLLDTKSGERVASGIYIYRITADGGKEKMGKLAIVR; this comes from the coding sequence ATGCAGCGAGTCATTTTTATCACGATTCTTTTTTTATTCGGGCAAATCGCTCTTGTCGGAGCGCAACCCGCAGCTTTGAAGTTTAAACGGGCGGGCAAGCCGGCTCAACTCACGAGCGAACGCCTTCCGCAAGGCGCACTTGCCGGATTTTTCGTCAAGTTTAAATCGAGCGCGGGCGCGAGCGCATTTGTAAAATCGAGCACGAAAAATTCAGCGCAAACCTCGGCAAGCACACTTGGCTTTTCCACTGAATGGCTTTTCAAAACTTCCGACGCGGCGAAAAATAGCGTTCAGGCCGAGGCGAGCGGATTAACCCGAACCCTGTATTTTCGCCCAGATTCCAGCGTTTCGCAAAAAACCGCCGACAGCCTCTTTCAAAGTTTTAGCGCGCGTGCGGATGTAGAAATCGCTGAGCTTAATCACTTCTATGAACTTCACGACGATTGGACAACGCCGAACGACTCGGCCTACAGCTCGCAATGGAATTTGGAAATCATTGAAGCGGCGGGCGCGTGGGAAATCACAAAAGGAAGCTCGGATGTGAAAGTCGGCATTGTGGACACCGGCATCGATTACACCCATCCCGATTTGATTCCTAATTTATTTATCAACCCCGAAGAAGACATCAACGGCAACGGCACGTTTGAGCCGTGGAGCAACGATGAACTTCGCAATCCAGAAACGCTTGAACTCGACGCCAGCGGCATTTTCGGCGACTTTGACGACGAAGATCAAGACGGCAACGGCTACGCGGACGACGTCATCGGCTGGGACTTCACCGACCAGCCGCTTGCCATCGACGCATTGAACGGCACATCGGATTACGAAACGCCCGACGCCGACCCGTTCGATGAAAATTCGCACGGCACGGCCTGCGCTGGCATTGTGGCCGCTGCTACGAACAACGCGAAAGGTGTGGCCGGCATTGCGCCCGATTGCAAACTTGTGGCGCTGCGCGTGTTTACCGCGTCGGGCTACTCGGACGACAAGGACATCGCCTCCGCGATTCTTTACGCCGCCGAAAACGATATTCAGGTTTTGAACATGAGCTTCGGCGATGTCACGCTTTCCACCGTCGTGCGCGACGCCGTGCAATACGCCTACGCGCAGGGCGTGGTCATGTGCGCGTCGGCGGGCAACGACGGCACGGATGAACAACATTACCCGTCAAGTTTTGACGAAGTCATTTCCATTGTCGCCACCACACAGGCCGACCAACTCGCGTATTTTTCCTCGTACGGCCTCACGGTGGATTTGGGCGCGCCCGGCAGCGGCTGCCCAACCACTTTGCCCTATTACGACGGCAATTACACCGATTCCTTTGCCGGCACGAGCGCGGCGGCGCCTCACGCGGCGGGCGCGGCGGCCTTGATTTTGTCGCTTCATCCCGAATACACGCCCAAGCAGGTGCGCGGCCTGCTCGTCTCCACCGCCGACGACATCGCGTCTGAAGGTTGGGATCATTACACCGGCGGCGGCAGATTGAACATCGAACGCGCGGTGAATGCGGTCGGTGCACCTGTCGTGGAAATTCAGTCGCCAGTCTATGAATCGGGATTTTCGGATGAAGAAACCATCGCAATTGTCGGAACTGTGACTTCGCCGGAATTCGAAAGCTACGAAGTGCTTTTCCGCGTGGGCGACGAAAACGAAGGCGATTGGCAAATCATTCAAGCGGAAACGGCTTATCAGAAAATTTCGGATACGCTGGCCGTTTGGCCAATTTCAGCGCTGGCGGACACGATTTACACCTTGCGCGTGGTCGTCAACGAAACAAGCGGCGGCACGATCGAAACCCGCGCTCGCTACTTCATTGACCGAACCGCGCCCGTCATTTCTGATTATCGCGCCAATGACGCCATTTTGGACGATCAACACGGCGTTTTAATAGAATTTCACGCCGACGATCTGGTTTCAGCAACCCTTTTCTATCGGCTTTTGGGCAACTCGGGAAGTTACTCGCAAGTGGCGTTTTCGCAGGTCAAGCGCACGCAATCGGCGTTTTTAACCGAAACCGAATTGCAAGGCGATTTGGATTATGAAGCGTATATCGAATGCACAAACCTTTCTGGCCTGAAATCCAAGACCGATTTAGACACGCTCCAGCGAAATAGCGAAGTGGTTTTGCCTCCAACTTATGGCGAAAATGTCTTTCAGCTCCGCTCTGATTTGAGTCTTTCGAAAGGCTATTTTTATAACGCGTCGTTTGATTTTAACCAAAACGGGAAGCCGGAAATTTTGATGAATGAGGGAAAACCGTTGGAAGGCTTGAAATATGGTCCGCTCAAATGGTTCGAATATCAAGCGTCGGAAACAAAATTTTCCGTGCTGGATTCGGTTGATTTGAAACTCATCGTGCGGAGCGTGGAAGATTTAGACGGCGACGGCAAATCGGAAGTGCTGACACAATCGGGCACGCGAACCATTGTTTATTCGCAAACCGCCGTTGGCTCGTCGCCTTTTTCCAAAACGCTCTATGACAATGCCAACGACGCCACGCTCGGCTATTTTTGGGGCTCGCGCATCGCCGACACCAAAGGCACTGGCGACATGCAAATTCTCGGACGAAACGACACGGCGTATTTCGTTTTGGATGAAAACTTCAACCGAATCGCCATGTTGCCCAATCCGGTGAAAAAAGGCAAAGATGGCTACACGCCTGCGTTTGAAGAACCGAAATCGCTTGTGCAGGATTTTGACGAGGACGGCCTGCCGGAAATTTTGGTCGGCGATTACGACGCGAATTTTTACATCTATGAATATTCGGGCAGCGGCAACATTTATAACCAAACTTGGCTCGAGCGCACGCGCTTTATCGGCGGAAGCAATTCGCTGGCGGAAGGCGATTTTCTGGGAAATGGGAAAAAGCAATTCGTGGTCGCCGCGCACAGCGATAACAATCAAAACGATGATCGCGAATACGCCGCGCCCGTTTGGATGTATCAATGCTGGCAAGCTACCGGAGACGACACCTACGAAAAAGTTTGGGAACAGCTATTTTACAACTACAAACCCGCTTATTATTTCGAGAGCGCAACGAGCGCCGGTGATGTCGATGGTGACGGCCAAGACGAGCTTCTGATTTTGACCTACCCGAATTTGTACGTTTTCAAATGGGATGACGCGGAGAAAACTTTCAAAGCGATTTGGCATTATCCGATGTCTTCAGCTTCGGAACTCATCGTGGCGGACATCGATGGCAACGGCCTGAATGAAATTTATTTCGCTGATGACCTCACCGCGCTTGTCTACGAATATCAAAATTATGACGGCGTGCTGGCGCCAGTTGGCGTGGATGCTGAGCCACTCGGCGAAACGAGCGTCGAGCTTTCGTGGCTATCGGTTGATGGCGCGGAAAAGTATCGGGTTTATCGCGATGTGTATGATGAAAATGCCGATACGAAGCCAACCACTTTGCTTTTAGAAACTGCTGGAACGGGTATCACCGATGCGGATCTCACAAGCGAGAACAAATATATTTATGCCGTAACCGCGATTTCCGGCACGAGCGAAAGCGACACGAGCTTTTACGCCGTCGCTTGGCCACATGCACTTCCGTGCCTTGATTCCGCCGCTTATTCGGAAAAAATGCTCACGCTTGATTTTAGCGAGCCGCTCAATGCGCACTTGCTCAATGCGGCGTATTTTCAAATTCGGCAATCGGATTCGGTGGTGGCTTATCCGTCGTCCGTTTCGCTCACAAACGGCGGCGCGCGAGCGGTGATGTCGTTCAAATCTGCGCCGCTTGGCGAAGGGAACTACACCATTTTGGTGAAAAACGTGCGTGACATTTACAATGCGCAAATCGACACGCTTCACGATGAGCTGGCGTTTCAGGTTGAGCAAGAGAGCGAGGCGCGGTTTTACATCACCTCGCGCGAGGTTCTTTCATCGCAGCAAATTAAAATTTCGTTCAACCGCCAAATTTCCCCGACTTCCGCCGCCGATTTAACCAATTATAGCCTTTCGCCTTATGGCAGCATTAGCGCCGCTGCGGTCGACAATACGAGCAACACCTTAACGCTCACCTTATCGGGAAATTCGGTTGGCTCGCTTGGCTACACGGTGTCGCTTGAGATTCTTTCGCTGCAAAGCTTAGACGGCATTGAAATTGACAAAACTTCGGGCGGAAATGTCATTTCATTTAGCAATTCCAAGTCGGATTTGTCCGACGCGTTCACCTATCCGAATCCGTATCGCGTGCGCACGGGGAACGGGTTCATCATGTTTGCGAATTTAACCGATCGCGCCACCATTGATATTTACACGCTGAACGGAAAACACATTCGGCGTATCGAGCACGAAAATGAAACGGGCGGGACAAAATGGCTCTTGGACACAAAAAGCGGCGAGCGGGTTGCGTCAGGAATTTACATTTACCGCATTACGGCGGATGGCGGGAAAGAAAAGATGGGCAAACTCGCGATTGTGCGCTGA
- a CDS encoding AAA family ATPase has protein sequence MIPKKLRLKNFLSYGEPMQELDFDRFHVACLVGSNGSGKSSLIEAIGWCVWGEGRAKTAELIHEGATEARTEFEFVANDAIYKIVRIAKKKKNHRAEEQLEFQVFSPETARFVSLTEPSLSKTEARILETLGIDYETFISSAFIVQGRANEFTQKSARDRKKILTQILRIDRYQKLSERAHDKAKEIGLSISRTQGNIEMLEADLAKEDDLQARLNELKAELPTLETAYHAEKAALAALEEKLQTLKQQAFEAGQLREQKIRTEKMLAEAESGLAEKEAEQNRLEKLITKRAEIEAREHAFEKVQQAISKIEALAKEAGLLEREKIQREAARKEAINQHENEVRFAKDAAERHAAELHEFQEKIAVLETRLKRVAEVEKEKSCVAKKRQAFEKLAEEKNQIYERISKLKAQIARADEETEDITNKGKTLKDINTAECPLCRSPLDEQHRQHILDEYRNAFRELQNLQAVCRKDLEQEEKSLRQIKAKEAERQKIDQAYLALERQLAAFEAEARQLDELKERIPDLEGKKQAASQKLAALLDAERIGKYLQHENARITETETKLRLLGYNAEQHEQLRLEFQALSGVPREVLELAHATANLVKTKTDIAALREKQAELTAHIAEIDSTLNVLQAKLSDGALLKDEHEASKRAFQEKEADFQKGLVETQSYERELERLKQKAAEKKSLEDSIAKESEAQDIYAFLKEAFGVNGIQSLLIENTVPELQQEANALLQKLTMNRMSIMIRTQKPLKTKDEMVESLEIDISDATGEVRDYNTFSGGEKYRVDLALRIALSKLLAAQSGVNVKMLIIDEGFGTQDEDGLEAIIDSIDKISDEFEKIILITHLEKLRDAFEMKITVEKEPARGSFFSVATES, from the coding sequence ATGATTCCTAAAAAGTTACGGCTGAAAAATTTCCTCAGTTATGGCGAACCCATGCAGGAGCTGGATTTCGACCGCTTTCATGTCGCGTGTCTCGTGGGTTCAAACGGCTCGGGAAAATCCAGTTTGATTGAGGCCATTGGCTGGTGCGTTTGGGGCGAAGGCCGCGCCAAAACGGCGGAACTGATTCACGAAGGCGCAACCGAAGCGCGAACGGAATTTGAGTTCGTCGCCAACGACGCGATTTATAAAATCGTGCGGATTGCGAAAAAGAAGAAGAATCACCGCGCCGAAGAGCAATTGGAATTTCAAGTGTTCAGCCCAGAAACTGCACGATTTGTGTCGCTCACCGAGCCCTCGCTCAGCAAAACCGAAGCGCGAATTTTAGAAACACTCGGCATCGACTACGAAACTTTTATCAGCTCGGCGTTTATCGTTCAAGGTCGCGCGAATGAGTTTACCCAAAAAAGTGCGCGCGATCGAAAAAAAATCCTCACGCAAATTCTGCGGATTGATCGCTATCAAAAACTTTCCGAACGGGCGCATGACAAGGCCAAAGAAATCGGCCTGAGCATCAGTCGCACACAAGGCAACATTGAAATGCTCGAAGCCGACCTTGCCAAAGAGGACGATTTGCAGGCTCGCTTAAACGAGTTGAAAGCGGAGTTGCCCACGCTTGAAACGGCCTATCATGCGGAAAAAGCCGCGCTCGCCGCGCTTGAAGAAAAGCTGCAAACGCTGAAACAGCAAGCCTTTGAGGCCGGACAACTTCGCGAACAGAAAATTCGCACGGAAAAAATGCTCGCCGAAGCTGAAAGCGGTTTGGCGGAAAAAGAAGCCGAACAAAACCGGCTTGAAAAGTTAATCACAAAGCGCGCCGAAATTGAGGCTCGCGAGCACGCATTTGAAAAAGTTCAGCAGGCAATTTCAAAAATTGAGGCGCTTGCCAAAGAAGCCGGTTTGCTGGAGCGCGAAAAAATCCAACGGGAAGCCGCGCGCAAAGAGGCCATCAACCAGCACGAAAACGAGGTTCGCTTTGCAAAAGATGCCGCCGAACGCCATGCCGCCGAACTTCATGAATTTCAGGAAAAAATTGCGGTTCTCGAAACGCGACTGAAACGCGTGGCTGAAGTTGAAAAGGAAAAATCGTGCGTTGCCAAAAAACGGCAAGCATTTGAAAAACTGGCTGAGGAAAAAAATCAAATTTACGAGCGAATCTCGAAGCTCAAAGCCCAAATCGCCCGCGCGGACGAGGAAACAGAGGACATCACAAATAAGGGAAAAACGCTCAAGGATATTAACACGGCAGAATGTCCGCTTTGCCGCTCGCCGCTCGACGAGCAGCATCGGCAGCACATTTTGGACGAATATCGAAATGCGTTTCGCGAGTTGCAAAATCTTCAAGCTGTTTGCCGAAAAGATCTTGAGCAAGAAGAAAAGTCGCTTCGGCAAATCAAAGCAAAGGAAGCTGAACGGCAAAAAATCGATCAGGCGTATCTGGCGTTGGAGCGACAGCTTGCCGCATTTGAGGCCGAAGCCCGCCAACTTGACGAATTGAAAGAGCGCATTCCCGACCTTGAAGGAAAAAAACAAGCGGCCTCACAAAAGTTGGCCGCACTTTTGGACGCCGAGCGCATTGGAAAATATCTTCAACATGAAAACGCGAGAATCACTGAAACGGAAACAAAACTTCGGTTGCTGGGCTACAACGCAGAGCAGCACGAGCAATTGAGATTGGAATTTCAAGCGCTCTCGGGCGTGCCGCGCGAAGTGTTGGAACTGGCACATGCGACGGCAAATCTTGTGAAAACAAAAACGGACATCGCCGCGCTTCGGGAAAAACAAGCTGAACTTACAGCGCATATTGCCGAAATCGATTCAACATTGAATGTGCTTCAGGCAAAGCTTTCGGATGGCGCACTGTTGAAAGACGAGCATGAGGCAAGCAAGCGTGCTTTTCAGGAAAAAGAAGCGGATTTTCAAAAAGGGCTTGTGGAAACGCAAAGCTACGAGCGCGAACTTGAACGCCTGAAGCAGAAAGCCGCGGAGAAAAAATCACTTGAGGATAGCATCGCAAAGGAATCGGAAGCGCAGGACATTTACGCGTTCCTCAAAGAAGCTTTCGGCGTGAATGGCATTCAAAGTTTGCTGATTGAAAACACCGTTCCTGAGCTTCAGCAGGAAGCCAATGCGCTCTTGCAAAAACTGACCATGAACCGGATGTCGATCATGATTCGCACACAAAAGCCGCTGAAGACGAAGGACGAAATGGTGGAAAGTTTGGAAATTGATATTTCGGACGCAACCGGCGAAGTTCGCGATTATAATACTTTCTCGGGCGGCGAAAAATATCGCGTGGATTTGGCGCTTCGGATTGCGCTCTCGAAGCTGCTCGCCGCGCAATCGGGCGTCAATGTCAAGATGCTGATCATCGACGAAGGTTTTGGCACGCAGGACGAAGACGGACTGGAGGCCATCATCGATTCAATTGACAAAATCAGTGACGAGTTTGAGAAAATCATTTTAATCACGCACTTAGAAAAACTCCGCGATGCCTTCGAAATGAAAATCACAGTTGAAAAAGAACCCGCGCGCGGCTCATTCTTTTCCGTCGCGACGGAGAGCTAA